The following coding sequences are from one Solea solea chromosome 11, fSolSol10.1, whole genome shotgun sequence window:
- the spsb1 gene encoding SPRY domain-containing SOCS box protein 1 produces the protein MGQKVPGGIKTIDMRDPAFSPLKLELQALSHTKPSRLDLLLDMPPASVDIQVQHSWNNDDRSLNIFVKDDNKLVFHRHPVAQSTDAIRGRIGYTRGLHVWEISWAMRQRGTHAVVGVATSDAPLHSVGYTALVGSNAESWGWDLCRSKLYHDGKNHPGKSYPAFLEPDDTFIIPDSLLVVLDMDEGTLGYIVDGHYLGVAFRGLKGRKLYPVVSAVWGHCEIRIRYINGLDPEPLSLMDLCRRSVRVALGRDRLNEIHRLPLPASLKNYLLYQ, from the exons ATGGGGCAAAAAGTCCCAGGTGGCATCAAAACCATTGATATGCGGGATCCGGCCTTCAGTCCCCTGAAGCTGGAGCTACAGGCCCTGAGTCACACCAAGCCGTCTCGATTGGATCTACTGCTGGACATGCCACCTGCCAGCGTGGACATCCAGGTCCAGCACTCATGGAACAACGATGACCGTTCCCTTAACATCTTCGTCAAGGATGACAACAAGCTGGTGTTTCACAGGCACCCAGTGGCGCAGAGCACAGATGCCATCCGGGGCCGTATTGGCTACACGAGGGGTTTGCATGTGTGGGAGATAAGCTGGGCTATGCGCCAGCGCGGCACACATGCTGTGGTAGGAGTAGCGACAAGTGACGCTCCACTACACTCAGTGGGCTACACAGCTTTGGTAGGAAGCAATGCTGAGTCTTGGGGCTGGGACCTATGCAGGAGTAAACTCTACCACGATGGCAAGAACCACCCAGGAAAATCCTACCCAGCCTTCCTCGAGCCAGACGACACCTTCATCATCCCAGACTCCCTCTTAGTAGTCTTGGACATGGACGAGGGAACTCTAGGTTACATAGTTGATGGGCATTATCTAGGGGTGGCTTTCAGAGGACTTAAGGGCAGGAAGCTGTACCCGGTGGTGAGTGCCGTGTGGGGACACTGTGAAATACGAATCCGGTACATAAATGGTCTTGATC CTGAACCTCTCTCGCTGATGGACCTGTGTAGGCGTTCAGTGAGAGTG